A single genomic interval of Sphingopyxis sp. CCNWLW2 harbors:
- a CDS encoding sugar porter family MFS transporter, whose translation MTGKHDSEAFPVSGAPQRSGERGTGGRGTLAAAIGTAALAGLLFGFDTAVIAGVTGDLTDLFALTPETLGITVSAALWGTLVGALFAGKPGDAFGSRDSLRILAAFYFIAGIGCALASSWPAFLVFRFLCGLAIGGSSVLAPVYIAEIAPPRHRGFLVGLFQLMIVTGILVAYLSNATIAGLVGGDIAWRWKLGVTAAPALLFFVLLFTIPNSPRWLVAKGRRGEAGIALARIGTPPDAAEAELSRVEQALDRDPPGEKLSWRRHRRPMMLVILVAMFNQLAGINAVLYYLNDIFARAGSLSPDRQAVLIGIANLVFTLVGMALIDRIGRKTLLLAGAAGMTLCLAAAAGVLYGALDNGLMLPALIGFIAFFATSQGAVIWVYISEIFPTPVRARGSALGASTHWLMNALIAGIFPILVAWSPGAPFAIFAAAMVVQFITVAAIFPETRGVDLDEMAQRIE comes from the coding sequence ATGACAGGCAAGCACGACAGCGAAGCATTTCCCGTGTCCGGCGCACCGCAGCGTTCGGGAGAGCGCGGCACGGGAGGTCGCGGTACTTTGGCCGCCGCGATCGGGACGGCAGCCTTGGCGGGCCTCCTCTTCGGGTTCGATACGGCGGTGATCGCGGGCGTGACCGGCGACCTGACCGATCTGTTCGCGCTCACTCCCGAAACGCTCGGCATCACCGTGTCGGCGGCGTTATGGGGAACGCTCGTCGGCGCGCTCTTCGCGGGCAAGCCCGGCGATGCATTCGGCAGCCGCGACAGCCTGCGGATCCTCGCCGCCTTTTATTTCATCGCGGGAATCGGCTGCGCGCTGGCATCGAGCTGGCCGGCCTTCCTCGTCTTCCGTTTCCTGTGCGGGCTCGCGATCGGCGGCTCGTCGGTGCTCGCACCCGTCTATATCGCCGAGATCGCGCCGCCGCGGCACCGCGGATTCCTCGTCGGCCTGTTCCAGCTGATGATCGTGACCGGCATTCTCGTCGCCTATCTCAGCAACGCGACGATCGCGGGGCTGGTCGGCGGAGATATCGCGTGGCGGTGGAAGCTGGGCGTCACCGCCGCCCCCGCCCTGCTCTTCTTCGTCCTGCTGTTCACGATCCCCAACAGCCCGCGCTGGCTCGTCGCCAAGGGACGCCGGGGCGAAGCGGGCATCGCGCTGGCGCGGATCGGCACGCCTCCCGATGCCGCCGAAGCCGAACTAAGCCGCGTCGAGCAGGCGCTCGATCGCGACCCGCCGGGGGAGAAGCTGTCGTGGCGCCGCCATCGCCGGCCGATGATGCTCGTGATCCTCGTCGCGATGTTCAACCAGCTCGCGGGCATCAACGCGGTACTCTATTATCTGAACGACATCTTCGCGCGCGCGGGGTCGCTGTCGCCCGACCGTCAGGCGGTGCTGATCGGCATCGCCAATCTGGTGTTCACGCTCGTCGGCATGGCGCTGATCGACCGGATCGGACGCAAGACGCTGCTGCTCGCGGGCGCGGCGGGCATGACCTTATGCCTCGCCGCCGCCGCGGGGGTCCTTTACGGCGCGCTCGACAACGGTCTGATGCTGCCCGCGCTCATCGGCTTCATCGCCTTTTTCGCGACGAGCCAGGGCGCGGTCATCTGGGTTTATATTTCGGAGATATTCCCGACGCCGGTCCGCGCGCGCGGCAGCGCGCTCGGCGCGAGCACGCATTGGCTGATGAATGCGCTGATCGCCGGAATCTTCCCGATATTGGTGGCGTGGTCGCCCGGCGCGCCGTTCGCGATCTTCGCCGCCGCGATGGTCGTCCAGTTCATCACCGTCGCGGCGATCTTCCCCGAAACGCGGGGCGTCGACCTCGACGAGATGGCACAGCGGATCGAGTAA
- a CDS encoding ROK family transcriptional regulator — protein MTLNLPGLDRRQPTKNGPEARDARLTLSLSGTNLERAGDYNQRIVLQAIRLTDETTRSDLARVTGLTPPTIVNITKRLIDLGLVKPAGRLQGKRGQPAMRIVIDPDGAFSIGLNIDRDHITLVTLDLAGNIRSRHTREIAFALPGTVVDHVRDILPGLLEEGGVDRGRILGVGVALPDDLGRISLPHRPAEYDAWDDIDLGALLGDVLPWPLHADNDAASAALGEVHLGNGIALPSFFYLLISAGLGGGLVIDRSYVRGADSRSGEIWALPDPARGEGANVQDTVSLSALYARLEAAGHVVDGPEALIDGPAAQEAVIVQWLDDAAEVLVQPLIAVNCLINPAAILIGGRLPGKLVDALVERLNARMAGRKLPVVAPVLRAEAADDASAIGAAIIPFLDNVLPSESILMQAGR, from the coding sequence ATGACCCTTAATCTTCCGGGTCTTGACCGGCGGCAACCGACGAAAAACGGCCCCGAGGCGCGCGACGCGCGGCTGACGCTCAGCCTCTCGGGCACCAACCTGGAGCGGGCGGGCGACTATAACCAGCGGATCGTGCTGCAGGCCATTCGCCTCACCGACGAAACGACGCGCAGCGACCTCGCGCGCGTCACCGGGCTGACGCCGCCGACGATCGTCAACATCACCAAGCGGCTGATCGATCTGGGTCTCGTCAAGCCGGCGGGGCGGTTGCAGGGCAAGCGCGGCCAGCCGGCGATGCGGATCGTCATCGATCCCGACGGCGCCTTTTCGATCGGGCTCAATATCGACCGCGATCATATCACGCTGGTGACGCTCGACCTCGCGGGCAATATCCGCAGCCGCCACACGCGCGAGATCGCCTTCGCGCTGCCCGGCACCGTCGTCGATCATGTCCGCGATATCCTGCCCGGGCTGCTCGAAGAGGGCGGCGTCGACCGGGGACGCATCCTTGGCGTCGGGGTCGCGCTGCCCGACGATCTCGGGCGGATTTCGCTGCCGCACCGGCCGGCCGAATATGATGCGTGGGACGATATCGACCTAGGCGCATTGCTCGGCGACGTGCTGCCCTGGCCGCTCCATGCCGACAATGATGCCGCATCGGCGGCGCTGGGCGAGGTCCATCTGGGCAACGGCATCGCGCTTCCCAGCTTCTTCTACCTGCTGATCAGCGCGGGTCTCGGCGGCGGGCTGGTGATCGACCGCAGCTATGTTCGCGGCGCCGATTCGCGGTCGGGCGAGATTTGGGCGCTGCCCGATCCCGCGCGCGGCGAGGGCGCGAATGTGCAGGACACGGTGTCGCTGTCGGCGCTTTACGCGCGGCTGGAAGCGGCAGGGCATGTCGTCGACGGGCCCGAGGCGCTGATCGACGGTCCGGCAGCGCAGGAGGCGGTGATCGTCCAATGGCTCGACGATGCCGCCGAGGTGCTGGTTCAGCCGCTGATCGCGGTCAATTGCCTGATCAATCCGGCGGCGATCCTCATCGGCGGGCGGCTTCCGGGCAAATTGGTCGACGCGCTGGTCGAGCGGCTCAATGCCCGGATGGCGGGGCGCAAGCTTCCCGTGGTGGCGCCGGTGCTACGCGCCGAGGCCGCCGACGATGCGTCGGCGATCGGCGCCGCGATCATCCCGTTCCTCGATAATGTCCTGCCGTCCGAATCGATCCTGATGCAGGCGGGGCGCTGA
- a CDS encoding N-acyl-D-amino-acid deacylase family protein, whose amino-acid sequence MPMSPPASLSVRRTIGSLSMAAALLCVAGAAAKPDATVDVIIRGGTIYDGGEGKPFVGDVAIRGDQIVYVGKSGRHKAGKVIDAKGMIVAPGFIDPHTHADSFIRSPDKAVRVNAAWLNQGATTVMIGVDGSGTPDVAEDSGKLAASGIGTNIVPFVGFGPVRQRVLGQDARAPSPAELDRMKALVAKGMCEGAVGLSSGLFYAPQSFSTTSEVVAVAREAAIRGGVYDTHQRDESSYSIGLLGSVQEAIEIGRQAGMPVHFAHLKALGVDVHGQAGAVIAAIDAARKSGVDVTADQYPWLASGSSLDASLLPRWAVDGGGPALLKRLDDPATLERIRGEMQENLRRRGGASALLLIAQGFPWTGQTLKQVADAWKMDSRDAALRIIRQSIEAGEQGQKSGGTAVASFNMAQADVDLLMKQPWMVTSSDGSDGHPRMFATFPEKYARYVRERKVIDLAAFIRQSTGRTADIYKLDRRGYLRPGYFADILVFDPDQYAPRADYVRPRELSVGVSKLFVNGALAVDDGRATGVAAGRALLRPRPAGCP is encoded by the coding sequence ATGCCGATGTCGCCACCTGCCTCGCTTTCGGTTCGCCGGACGATCGGTTCGCTTTCGATGGCCGCGGCGCTGCTCTGCGTCGCCGGCGCGGCGGCGAAGCCGGACGCGACGGTCGATGTGATCATCCGCGGGGGGACGATTTATGACGGCGGCGAGGGCAAGCCCTTTGTCGGCGATGTCGCGATCCGCGGCGACCAGATCGTCTATGTCGGCAAGTCCGGCCGCCATAAGGCGGGCAAGGTCATCGACGCGAAGGGCATGATCGTTGCGCCGGGCTTCATCGATCCGCACACGCATGCCGACAGCTTCATCCGCTCACCCGACAAGGCGGTGCGCGTCAACGCGGCGTGGCTCAATCAGGGCGCGACCACCGTGATGATCGGGGTCGACGGGTCGGGCACACCCGATGTCGCGGAGGATAGCGGCAAGCTGGCGGCGTCGGGAATCGGCACCAATATCGTCCCGTTCGTCGGGTTCGGACCGGTCCGCCAGCGCGTGCTCGGCCAGGATGCGCGCGCGCCGAGCCCCGCCGAACTCGACCGGATGAAGGCGCTGGTGGCGAAGGGCATGTGCGAAGGCGCTGTCGGCCTATCGAGCGGCCTCTTCTATGCGCCGCAAAGCTTTTCCACCACGAGCGAAGTCGTGGCGGTGGCGCGCGAGGCGGCGATCCGCGGCGGCGTCTACGACACCCACCAGCGCGACGAATCGAGTTACAGCATCGGCCTGCTCGGGTCGGTGCAGGAAGCGATCGAGATCGGACGACAGGCGGGAATGCCCGTCCATTTCGCGCATCTGAAAGCGCTTGGCGTCGATGTCCACGGACAGGCTGGCGCGGTGATCGCCGCGATCGACGCGGCGCGCAAGTCGGGGGTCGATGTGACCGCCGACCAATATCCCTGGCTGGCGTCGGGATCGAGCCTCGACGCGTCGCTGCTGCCGCGCTGGGCGGTCGACGGCGGCGGGCCGGCACTGCTGAAGCGGCTCGACGATCCCGCGACGCTCGAACGGATTCGCGGCGAGATGCAGGAGAATCTTCGGCGGCGCGGCGGGGCCAGCGCGCTGCTGCTCATCGCGCAGGGTTTTCCCTGGACCGGACAGACGCTGAAGCAGGTTGCTGACGCGTGGAAGATGGACAGCCGCGACGCGGCGCTGCGCATCATCCGGCAGAGCATCGAGGCGGGCGAGCAAGGACAGAAAAGCGGGGGCACCGCGGTCGCGTCGTTCAACATGGCGCAGGCCGACGTCGACCTGCTGATGAAACAGCCGTGGATGGTGACATCGTCCGACGGCTCGGACGGCCATCCGCGCATGTTCGCGACCTTCCCCGAAAAATATGCGCGCTATGTCCGCGAGCGGAAGGTCATCGATCTCGCGGCTTTCATCCGCCAGTCGACGGGGCGCACCGCCGACATCTACAAACTCGACCGGCGCGGCTATCTGCGCCCCGGCTATTTCGCCGATATACTCGTCTTCGACCCCGACCAATATGCTCCGCGCGCCGATTATGTGCGCCCGCGCGAACTGAGCGTCGGCGTCAGCAAATTGTTCGTCAACGGCGCGCTGGCGGTCGACGACGGGCGGGCGACCGGCGTCGCCGCAGGCCGCGCGCTGCTGCGGCCCCGCCCGGCCGGATGCCCATAA
- a CDS encoding LysR family transcriptional regulator: protein MNLRQIEIFHAVFLHGTVSAAARSLNVSQPSVTKVLRHAERSIGLTLFERSKGRLIPTQDAHTLFAEVSDIQDRVRSLRQACQNLRHGRGGLLRISALPSLGLGAIPEAVARFMGDHADIMFDLQTLHHDEMVRKLYEHETDIAISFEVPLSAPVAHQVIGEGELVVIYREGDMPSAPPRLHLDELRGHKFISPVQGGPIGRMLSSELSRLEVELDEVVSARTYYVAAALVGAGVGMAIVDNFTAHAALPPGLSSRPLQPAITFDINAVYLQNRPPSRTASAFLAVLATVIEGL from the coding sequence ATGAACCTGCGCCAGATCGAGATATTCCACGCGGTCTTCCTGCACGGCACGGTCAGCGCCGCGGCGCGGTCGCTCAACGTGTCGCAGCCGTCGGTGACCAAGGTGCTGCGCCATGCCGAACGGTCGATCGGCCTGACCCTGTTCGAACGGTCGAAGGGGCGACTGATCCCGACGCAGGACGCGCACACGCTGTTCGCCGAAGTCTCCGACATTCAGGACCGGGTGCGCTCGCTGCGCCAGGCGTGCCAGAATTTGCGTCACGGGCGCGGCGGGCTGCTCCGCATTTCGGCGCTTCCGTCGCTCGGCCTCGGCGCGATCCCCGAAGCCGTCGCCCGCTTCATGGGTGATCATGCGGACATCATGTTCGACCTCCAGACGCTCCATCACGACGAAATGGTACGCAAGCTCTACGAACATGAAACCGACATCGCGATCAGTTTCGAGGTGCCGTTGTCGGCGCCCGTCGCGCATCAGGTGATCGGCGAGGGCGAGCTGGTCGTCATCTATCGCGAAGGCGACATGCCCAGCGCCCCGCCGCGCCTGCACCTCGACGAGCTTCGCGGGCACAAGTTCATCAGCCCGGTGCAAGGCGGCCCGATCGGACGGATGCTGTCGAGCGAGCTCAGCCGGCTCGAGGTCGAGCTGGACGAAGTGGTGTCGGCGCGCACCTATTATGTCGCGGCGGCGCTGGTCGGCGCGGGGGTCGGTATGGCGATCGTCGACAATTTCACCGCGCATGCCGCGCTGCCCCCCGGGCTGTCGAGCCGGCCGCTGCAGCCCGCGATCACCTTCGACATCAACGCGGTCTATCTGCAGAACCGCCCGCCATCTCGAACCGCCTCGGCGTTCCTCGCGGTGCTCGCGACGGTGATCGAGGGGCTATAG
- the dgcN gene encoding N-acetyltransferase DgcN has protein sequence MIETPYLLYLGHASDPADIKTSRGLAVFRPDICVGEYRHDDCPLTLNLPRMDFAAAHAAGARTLVLGIANAGGKLGEALIVDALAAMEAGLDIASGLHHRLNAEPRLIAAAARLGRKLHDVRDPRPDIPIGNGKPRAGKRLLTVGTDCSVGKMYTTLCLASALEKRGVAADFRATGQTGILIAGDGVPLDAVVADFISGAIEQISPARDDDGWDLIEGQGSLYHPSFAGVSTGLLHGAQPDALVLCHDPVRPHMRGLPHYPLPGIAETLEANLRVARLTNADVKVVGIALNTSAMAEDDARALCAATEAEFGLPTSDPYRFGVESILDRLLDMPATAETA, from the coding sequence ATGATCGAAACGCCCTATCTTCTCTACCTCGGCCACGCCAGCGACCCCGCCGACATCAAGACCTCGCGCGGGCTCGCGGTGTTCCGGCCCGACATCTGTGTCGGCGAATATCGCCACGACGATTGCCCGCTGACGCTGAACCTGCCGCGCATGGATTTCGCCGCCGCGCACGCAGCCGGCGCGCGGACGCTGGTGCTCGGCATCGCCAATGCGGGCGGCAAGCTGGGCGAGGCTCTGATCGTCGATGCGCTCGCCGCGATGGAGGCCGGGCTCGACATAGCGTCGGGGCTGCACCACCGGCTGAACGCCGAACCGCGCCTGATTGCAGCCGCGGCGCGGCTCGGCCGCAAGCTCCACGACGTGCGCGACCCGCGCCCCGACATTCCGATCGGCAATGGCAAGCCGCGCGCGGGCAAACGGCTGCTGACCGTCGGCACCGATTGTTCGGTCGGCAAGATGTACACGACGCTGTGCCTCGCCAGCGCGCTCGAAAAGCGCGGCGTGGCCGCCGATTTCCGCGCGACCGGACAGACCGGCATATTGATCGCGGGCGACGGGGTGCCGCTCGACGCCGTGGTCGCCGACTTCATCTCGGGTGCGATCGAACAGATTTCACCCGCGCGCGACGACGACGGCTGGGACCTGATCGAAGGCCAAGGCTCGCTCTATCACCCCTCCTTCGCGGGCGTGTCGACGGGCTTGCTGCACGGCGCGCAGCCCGACGCGCTCGTCCTCTGCCACGACCCGGTGCGCCCGCATATGCGCGGCCTGCCGCACTATCCGCTGCCCGGCATTGCCGAAACGCTGGAGGCCAATCTGCGCGTGGCGCGCCTGACCAATGCCGACGTGAAAGTGGTGGGCATCGCGCTCAACACCTCGGCGATGGCCGAGGACGACGCGCGTGCCTTGTGCGCTGCGACCGAGGCCGAGTTCGGGCTGCCGACCAGCGACCCCTATCGTTTCGGGGTCGAGTCGATCCTCGATCGGCTGCTCGATATGCCCGCCACGGCCGAAACCGCCTGA
- the dgcA gene encoding N-acetyl-D-Glu racemase DgcA has product MPRALTVTGEILPLHTPFRISRGVKTAAEVVTVAIAQDGVSGRGECVPYPRYGENVESTIAAIETARDAIERGAGRQELLQLMPAGAARNAVDCALWDLELRLAGSDFAAALDLERPLRPIVTAMTVSLDTPERMALAAATLADAPLVKVKVDRSDPAAQLGAVRAAAPKPKMIVDPNESWTIAEVRDLQGLMTDLRIDLLEQPLPADADRDLIGFRSEIPIAADEAVHVAADLEALPDGYGVVNIKLDKTGGLTAALDLAQAARARGLDVMTGCMISSSLSIAPAWAIAATSSFVDLDGPLWLAEDRAGGVSAANGIMAPPRPGFWGGI; this is encoded by the coding sequence ATGCCCCGCGCTCTGACCGTCACTGGCGAAATCCTGCCGCTGCACACGCCGTTTCGCATCTCGCGCGGGGTCAAGACCGCCGCCGAGGTCGTGACCGTCGCCATCGCGCAGGACGGAGTCTCCGGCCGCGGCGAATGCGTCCCCTACCCCCGCTATGGCGAGAATGTCGAAAGCACGATCGCCGCGATCGAAACCGCGCGCGATGCGATCGAGCGCGGCGCGGGGCGGCAGGAGTTGCTGCAGCTGATGCCCGCGGGCGCCGCACGCAACGCGGTCGACTGCGCGCTGTGGGATCTGGAACTGCGGCTCGCGGGCAGCGATTTCGCGGCGGCGCTGGACCTCGAACGGCCGCTGCGCCCGATCGTCACCGCGATGACGGTCAGCCTCGACACGCCCGAGCGCATGGCGCTCGCCGCCGCGACGCTCGCCGACGCGCCGCTGGTCAAGGTGAAGGTCGACCGCAGCGATCCGGCCGCGCAGCTGGGGGCGGTCCGCGCCGCGGCGCCCAAGCCGAAAATGATCGTCGACCCCAACGAAAGCTGGACCATCGCCGAGGTGCGCGACCTGCAGGGCCTGATGACCGATCTGCGCATCGACCTGCTCGAACAGCCGCTGCCCGCCGATGCCGATCGCGACCTCATCGGTTTCCGCTCGGAGATCCCGATCGCCGCCGACGAGGCGGTGCATGTCGCCGCCGATCTCGAGGCGCTGCCCGACGGCTATGGCGTCGTGAACATCAAGCTCGACAAGACCGGCGGGCTCACCGCCGCGCTCGATCTCGCGCAAGCGGCGCGGGCGCGCGGGCTCGATGTGATGACCGGCTGCATGATCAGTTCGTCGCTCTCGATCGCGCCCGCCTGGGCCATCGCGGCGACGAGCAGCTTCGTCGACCTTGACGGACCGCTCTGGCTTGCAGAGGATCGCGCGGGCGGGGTCAGCGCGGCGAACGGCATCATGGCGCCGCCACGGCCCGGTTTCTGGGGCGGTATTTGA
- a CDS encoding dicarboxylate/amino acid:cation symporter: MTGFLRGWFAVPLWQRVLGAMVVGVLLGLLWPAATGAIAFIGELFVRVIRMLVVPIVFISIASGVTALADPRKLGSVGARTVGLFAATTFCAVSIGMIVGLLLEPGQGAALGNAVPHALGEPKSLHDQLIGIVPVNIVQALVEGDMLAIIFFSILFGFGVILAGEQGRPMADLLQSAGQVLFQLVRIVMEITPFGVLALIAKAVADNGVAVFANIGWLAVGVAAGVILQILLVHLPLIALVARRPVLRFYRTIVDALAVAFSTASSAATLPVALRIALEDLRIAPGVAKTVLPIGASIGKDGTAMYVGLLSIFALQAVGVEPDLAMLAIVLLTGALAAFGTAPIPSASLFMLAAVLSAVGVSAEQTALVVGFVLPFDRLLDMTRTVASASANLTVTSVVARWENAVEPEDKA, encoded by the coding sequence ATGACGGGGTTTCTTCGCGGCTGGTTCGCAGTGCCGCTGTGGCAACGCGTATTGGGCGCGATGGTCGTCGGCGTGCTGCTGGGGCTCCTGTGGCCTGCGGCGACCGGCGCGATCGCCTTCATCGGCGAATTGTTCGTCCGTGTGATCCGGATGCTCGTCGTCCCGATCGTCTTCATCAGCATCGCGTCGGGCGTCACCGCGCTCGCCGACCCGCGCAAGCTGGGATCGGTCGGCGCGCGGACGGTCGGCCTGTTCGCGGCGACCACTTTCTGCGCGGTGTCGATCGGCATGATCGTCGGCCTGCTGCTCGAACCCGGACAGGGCGCCGCACTGGGGAACGCCGTCCCCCACGCGCTCGGCGAGCCCAAATCGCTGCACGACCAGCTGATCGGCATCGTGCCCGTCAATATCGTGCAGGCGCTGGTCGAGGGCGACATGCTCGCGATCATCTTCTTCTCGATCCTCTTCGGCTTCGGCGTCATTCTCGCGGGCGAACAGGGGCGCCCGATGGCCGACCTGCTGCAATCGGCGGGGCAAGTGCTGTTCCAGCTGGTGCGGATCGTCATGGAAATCACCCCCTTCGGCGTACTCGCGCTGATCGCCAAAGCGGTCGCCGACAATGGCGTCGCGGTGTTCGCCAACATCGGCTGGCTCGCGGTCGGGGTCGCGGCGGGCGTGATCCTGCAGATATTGCTCGTCCACCTGCCGCTGATCGCCCTTGTCGCGCGGCGGCCGGTGCTCCGCTTCTATCGCACCATCGTCGATGCGCTGGCGGTCGCCTTTTCGACCGCCTCCTCGGCCGCCACCCTGCCCGTCGCGCTCCGCATCGCGCTTGAGGATCTGCGGATCGCCCCCGGCGTCGCCAAGACCGTGCTGCCGATCGGCGCGAGCATCGGCAAGGACGGCACCGCGATGTATGTCGGGCTGCTCAGCATTTTCGCGCTGCAGGCGGTCGGCGTCGAACCCGACCTAGCGATGCTGGCGATCGTCCTGCTCACCGGCGCGCTCGCTGCGTTCGGCACCGCGCCGATCCCGTCGGCGTCGCTGTTCATGCTCGCCGCCGTCCTCTCGGCGGTCGGGGTGTCAGCTGAGCAGACCGCGCTTGTCGTGGGCTTCGTCCTGCCCTTTGACCGGCTCCTCGACATGACGCGTACCGTCGCAAGCGCGAGCGCGAACCTGACGGTTACCAGCGTCGTCGCGCGCTGGGAAAACGCCGTCGAACCGGAGGACAAGGCGTGA
- a CDS encoding permease, translating into MTAAAAEAVAGVLAGDLPAKPSARRLLGLYLLLGFSAGLPFYMFNAVLTLRLARHGVDIVIIGFFAWIALLPTFKFAWAPLIERYDVPGFARFWGRRRGWIMLSQLGIFLSMVAMAFTSSDKSLPLTALFAVLLAFWTTTLEVAADGWRIELAPTQAEQAPIVAANLWGYRSAMVAAGSGAILVAAWADWTWAYLVIALAAFLPFPILAAMRPEHEGTGGRAQALVAGTLASLFVILAATLVTALLGWALLSAAQGAGISAKTNVTPVVLAIALLPFVALALALPRIRRLPADALGSVSTFAAPYVELFWRYGTPVLAVLAFVSLYRMGDVLTLTLSHPLWNDKGYSLHQIGVADGVVALSASMAGVALGGFLSTRLSLGWTLGIGAVTAAAGNWIYVWLWHSDPSAFVLYTSVAVDQFGNGFAGAVFVVYLSMLVSPTYPGAQYALLSGFAFLLPRLLAGASGSMQTQIGYDGFFLLSGALSFAAIFLLPVIVRVKGRVPT; encoded by the coding sequence GTGACCGCGGCGGCCGCCGAAGCCGTTGCCGGCGTGCTGGCGGGCGACCTGCCCGCCAAGCCGTCGGCGCGGCGCTTACTCGGCCTCTATCTGCTGCTCGGCTTTTCGGCGGGGCTGCCCTTTTACATGTTCAACGCGGTGCTGACGCTGCGCCTCGCGCGGCACGGTGTCGATATCGTGATCATCGGCTTTTTCGCGTGGATTGCCCTGCTGCCGACGTTCAAATTCGCCTGGGCCCCGCTGATCGAGCGCTACGACGTGCCGGGCTTCGCGCGCTTCTGGGGGCGGCGGCGCGGGTGGATCATGCTGTCGCAGCTCGGGATATTCCTGTCGATGGTCGCGATGGCCTTTACCTCGAGCGACAAGAGCCTGCCGCTGACCGCGCTGTTCGCGGTCCTGCTCGCCTTCTGGACGACGACATTGGAAGTCGCCGCCGACGGCTGGCGCATCGAGCTCGCGCCGACGCAGGCCGAACAGGCGCCGATCGTCGCCGCGAACCTCTGGGGCTATCGCAGCGCGATGGTCGCGGCGGGCAGCGGCGCGATCCTCGTCGCGGCGTGGGCCGACTGGACATGGGCCTATCTCGTAATCGCCCTCGCCGCCTTCCTGCCCTTCCCGATCCTCGCGGCGATGCGGCCCGAACACGAAGGCACCGGCGGCCGCGCTCAGGCGCTCGTTGCGGGAACGCTTGCCAGCCTGTTCGTCATACTCGCTGCGACGCTCGTCACCGCACTGCTCGGCTGGGCGCTGCTCTCGGCAGCGCAGGGCGCAGGCATTTCGGCGAAGACCAATGTCACGCCGGTTGTCCTGGCGATCGCGCTGTTGCCCTTCGTCGCGCTGGCACTCGCGCTGCCCCGCATCCGCCGCCTGCCCGCTGATGCGCTCGGCTCGGTGTCGACCTTCGCCGCACCCTATGTCGAGCTGTTCTGGCGGTACGGCACGCCCGTGCTGGCGGTGCTCGCCTTCGTCTCGCTCTATCGCATGGGCGACGTGCTCACGCTGACGCTGTCGCACCCGCTATGGAACGACAAGGGTTACAGCCTGCACCAGATCGGCGTCGCCGACGGCGTCGTCGCGCTGTCGGCGAGCATGGCGGGCGTCGCGCTCGGCGGCTTTCTCTCGACACGGCTGTCGCTCGGCTGGACACTCGGGATCGGCGCGGTGACCGCCGCGGCGGGCAACTGGATCTATGTCTGGCTGTGGCACAGCGATCCCTCGGCGTTCGTCCTCTACACCTCGGTCGCGGTCGACCAGTTCGGCAACGGGTTCGCGGGCGCCGTCTTCGTCGTCTATCTCTCGATGCTCGTCAGCCCGACCTATCCCGGCGCGCAATATGCGCTGCTTTCGGGCTTCGCCTTCCTGCTGCCGCGCCTGCTCGCCGGGGCGTCGGGCTCGATGCAGACGCAGATTGGCTATGACGGTTTCTTCCTGCTTTCGGGCGCGCTGAGCTTTGCCGCGATCTTCCTGCTGCCCGTCATCGTGCGCGTGAAAGGCCGGGTGCCGACATGA